In Myxococcales bacterium, the following proteins share a genomic window:
- a CDS encoding Ig-like domain-containing protein — protein sequence MSIRRLLIIAAALCWLAMLGCNGDYNQTTPVYQNDLPFTATYTYPTPNMREFPVTGSMIIHFNKDLHPDTGPDIVSLKRIEANDSLTDIPVNVAIAGGNLIITPSQSLLPMYRYELTISYDLRSIDNEKPAYSKDGLFLAFETLGEMPLDGVPMRVSSVMPDPDNDPCFDFNTFRVYFTEPVNRQSVVNGKTFILTDEAGSVVDGTIFARATQVVFDPFEDLQAGDYTLTLTRGILDAGDEPLAEETSYTFHVKSSQPRKSLVMENCPTLGTESSCEAVAMPEDLPRSMLTGEYANSMLVDSLLLGPTRTYISGQLKTELGDPGSSPSQIPLIIRKGQVLHATNIVSKLGGAIPTGLETGEITIHVLADSIGFLQASDVDTPVTGGPASVSLTLDAAITTTADDANMLMSQIILGTRLQGIAYVDPTTDHLELEIAGFAEFFIFGERIRTMMSLTMSDAITDLQAEPDTAPPVLRMTGPTPNETRVRLGNAIYLLFDEPVTPASATQAISLRAANGGIVPMRYVFANGAKILLVPWEPLEPDSTYTIWVDPGLADINGNETITPLARTFTTGAIEWGEEPPVIGTTSPGAGRDPAYFAGQMPIEVWFSQIMDRDSIVLGDSFDVLDLSAERSVPGTMLVFFNRIAFYPNEPLIAGHTYRIVMTDDITNYAGVKLDLDRDHQPGGPDGFHERWIEFIALERNRWVPLRLMLSPVIDVNGSGTIDNTETIPDQDTNVFHIKNPLIPDPSYAVGYMIAYVKGLAYNESGQPYIDIELGQGISMISTSTQVDLSVIFGLLGMGDLLDAKDGLFSPMGRIIIDLIEPGLAPSTESVHHTTALDVSMLAYFGVDNSYINNLLEHEVSLKASGDLTFSQEGLMVVDITGKMTLHLNLVIPLINITIPLPLPTTVNLRAVSRNPLSWWNTF from the coding sequence CGAGTTCCCGGTCACCGGGTCGATGATCATCCATTTCAACAAGGATCTGCATCCCGACACCGGCCCGGACATCGTTTCCCTCAAGCGGATCGAAGCCAACGACTCACTCACCGATATTCCGGTCAACGTCGCCATCGCCGGCGGCAACCTCATCATCACGCCGTCGCAGTCGTTGCTGCCCATGTACCGCTACGAATTGACGATTTCCTACGACCTGCGCAGCATCGACAACGAAAAGCCGGCTTACTCGAAGGACGGCTTGTTCCTCGCCTTCGAAACGCTGGGCGAAATGCCGCTCGACGGCGTGCCGATGCGGGTTTCCTCCGTGATGCCCGATCCGGACAACGACCCGTGTTTCGATTTCAACACGTTCCGCGTGTATTTCACCGAACCGGTCAATCGCCAGTCGGTGGTGAACGGCAAGACGTTCATTCTCACCGACGAAGCGGGCAGCGTGGTGGACGGCACGATTTTCGCCCGCGCCACCCAGGTGGTGTTCGACCCCTTCGAGGATCTGCAGGCCGGCGACTACACCCTGACCCTGACCCGCGGCATTCTGGACGCCGGCGACGAACCGCTGGCCGAGGAAACCAGCTACACGTTCCACGTGAAAAGCAGCCAGCCGCGCAAAAGCCTGGTGATGGAAAATTGCCCGACCCTCGGCACCGAAAGCAGTTGCGAAGCCGTCGCCATGCCGGAAGATCTGCCGCGCAGCATGTTGACCGGCGAGTACGCCAATTCCATGCTGGTCGACAGCTTGTTGCTCGGTCCGACCCGCACCTACATCAGCGGACAACTGAAAACCGAGTTGGGCGATCCCGGTTCGAGCCCCAGCCAGATTCCGCTCATCATTCGCAAGGGCCAGGTGCTGCACGCCACCAACATCGTCTCGAAGCTCGGCGGCGCAATCCCCACCGGTCTGGAAACCGGCGAGATCACGATTCACGTCCTGGCCGATTCGATCGGTTTCCTGCAGGCGTCCGATGTCGACACCCCGGTCACCGGCGGTCCGGCCTCCGTCTCCCTGACCCTGGACGCGGCGATCACCACCACCGCGGACGACGCGAACATGCTGATGTCGCAGATCATCCTCGGCACCCGGTTGCAGGGCATCGCCTACGTCGATCCGACCACCGACCACCTGGAGCTGGAAATCGCCGGCTTCGCCGAGTTCTTCATTTTCGGCGAACGCATTCGCACGATGATGAGCTTGACCATGTCCGACGCCATCACCGACTTGCAAGCCGAGCCGGACACCGCCCCGCCGGTGCTGCGGATGACCGGCCCGACGCCGAACGAAACCCGTGTCCGGCTGGGCAACGCGATCTATCTGCTGTTCGACGAACCGGTCACCCCGGCCAGCGCGACGCAAGCCATTTCCCTGCGCGCCGCCAACGGCGGTATCGTTCCGATGCGTTACGTTTTCGCGAACGGCGCCAAAATCCTGTTGGTGCCCTGGGAGCCGCTGGAGCCGGATTCAACCTATACCATCTGGGTCGATCCGGGGCTGGCGGACATCAACGGCAACGAAACCATCACTCCCCTTGCGCGCACCTTTACCACCGGCGCGATCGAATGGGGCGAGGAACCGCCGGTCATCGGCACGACCAGCCCGGGCGCGGGACGCGATCCGGCATACTTCGCCGGTCAGATGCCGATCGAGGTCTGGTTCAGCCAGATCATGGATCGCGACAGCATCGTGCTGGGCGACAGCTTCGACGTGCTCGACCTCTCCGCCGAAAGATCCGTTCCCGGCACCATGCTGGTGTTCTTCAACCGCATCGCGTTTTACCCCAACGAGCCGTTGATCGCCGGCCATACCTACCGGATCGTGATGACCGACGACATCACCAACTACGCCGGCGTCAAACTGGATCTCGACCGCGATCATCAGCCGGGCGGGCCCGACGGCTTCCACGAGCGCTGGATCGAATTCATCGCCCTGGAGCGCAATCGGTGGGTGCCGCTGCGCCTGATGCTCTCGCCGGTGATCGACGTCAACGGTTCGGGCACCATCGACAATACCGAAACCATTCCCGACCAGGACACCAACGTTTTCCACATCAAGAATCCGCTCATTCCCGACCCGAGCTATGCCGTCGGATACATGATCGCCTACGTCAAGGGCCTGGCCTACAACGAGTCGGGACAGCCGTACATCGACATCGAACTGGGGCAAGGCATCAGCATGATCTCGACCAGCACGCAGGTCGACCTGAGCGTGATTTTCGGCCTGTTGGGAATGGGCGATCTGCTGGATGCGAAAGACGGGCTGTTCTCGCCGATGGGACGGATCATCATCGACTTGATCGAGCCGGGACTGGCGCCCTCGACCGAATCGGTCCACCACACCACGGCCTTGGATGTGTCGATGCTCGCCTATTTCGGCGTCGATAACAGTTACATCAACAACCTGTTGGAGCACGAAGTGTCGCTGAAGGCATCCGGGGATCTCACCTTCTCCCAGGAAGGCCTGATGGTCGTGGATATCACCGGCAAGATGACGCTGCACCTGAACCTGGTCATCCCGCTGATCAACATCACGATTCCATTGCCGCTGCCGACCACGGTCAATCTCCGGGCGGTCAGCCGCAACCCGCTGTCGTGGTGGAACACTTTCTGA